The Astatotilapia calliptera chromosome 22, fAstCal1.2, whole genome shotgun sequence region GTTCACTGACTGATTTTAAATGTGGCACATTTCTGCAAAAGCCGATTATTCAGTGATTACGAAGCTTCAGGCCGTTTTTCCCTGTGCAGGAACAAGGAGTGTCCGACCTGCAGGAAGAAGCTGGTTTCTAGACGTTCGCTGCGCAGAGACTCAAACTTCGACGCGCTGATCTCGAAGATCTACCCGAGTCGCGATGAGTATGAAGCCCACCAACGCCGCGTCCTCGAGCGACTCAACCGGCTGCACAACAAGGAGGCGCTGAGCTCCAGCATCGAGGAGGGGCTCCGGCAGCAGGCCCGCTACAGGTCCGAGAGGTGACACGGATCAGTTCTATGATTTCACGCTTCTGCGCTCGAGAGAGCGCCGCGGATCCTCCTGAATACGGCGTAGCATTCAGGCGGGATACAGAGCCACACTCCCGACAGATGCTGCGCTTCTTTAGCCTGCATgccgctttgcaacccaccctCTCCCCAGCTCCTCCTTTTCTTGCTGTTCCTGACTTAATAACACCGCTGCTGTTATGACAACTGACCACACCCTGTAAGTTTAAGCCCCTCCCCTCTGAATGATAATTACTGTTGTATGTGTTTACCTTGGGGCTGCAGGAATCACCGAGTGAAGAAGCCCACTCAGGAGAGTGATAACACCACCTACAGTGGTGGGGAGGACAATGGGGACTCCCGTTCACACCTCTCCCACGACTCCGCCCCCTCACACACGCCACACCCCTGTGGTCATACCCCTCCGGAGGCCGGGCCGAGCCGCAAGCGGCCACGTCCATCCGATGATGGCTCGGGACCCGAGGTGGACAGCGGGAGCCCGACTCCCCCGCTGAGACGCCACAAAGAGGGGCTGTCCTCCGAGATCGAGCTGGTGTTCAGACCACACCCACAGCTGGTCCACGCCCAGGACTACAACCAGACGAGGTTAGACCTTTTCTGAAGTAGCTGAACAAACATTTTATACTGAAAATGTGAATCATGGCAGAGACCAAAAACAGCTAAAACCTGGGAAATGACTAGAAATCAGTAAAAATGTGTGAATAAGAACGAACATGTGTGAAGTGGTGAGCCTGTCCCCGAGTGGCCAGACAATTCAGAAAACGTTTAATTTGTCAGAGGTAGAGCACATCGCCATCATCTGCCTTTCCCTTGTCAGATATGTGAAGACAACAGCTAATGCTACGGTGGACCATCTGTCCAAGTACCTCGCACTGCGCATCGCTCTGGAGGACCGACGGCCCGAGAATGAACCCGAGGACCGA contains the following coding sequences:
- the LOC113015306 gene encoding E3 ubiquitin-protein ligase RING2-A-like isoform X1: MAAPVNIQAPSKTWELSLYELHRSPQEAIVDGTEVAVSPRSLHSELMCPICLDMLKNTMTTKECLHRFCSDCIVTALRSGNKECPTCRKKLVSRRSLRRDSNFDALISKIYPSRDEYEAHQRRVLERLNRLHNKEALSSSIEEGLRQQARYRSERNHRVKKPTQESDNTTYSGGEDNGDSRSHLSHDSAPSHTPHPCGHTPPEAGPSRKRPRPSDDGSGPEVDSGSPTPPLRRHKEGLSSEIELVFRPHPQLVHAQDYNQTRYVKTTANATVDHLSKYLALRIALEDRRPENEPEDRGREEAGREEARAEGVGGENGGMAGSGEGTSLSNVSEKQYTIYILTRGGQFSTLNGSLTLELVNEKYWKVRKPLELYYAPTKEQQQPQQQQPPTPQREA
- the LOC113015306 gene encoding E3 ubiquitin-protein ligase RING2-A-like isoform X2, producing the protein MAAPVNIQAPSKTWELSLYELHRSPQEAIVDGTEVAVSPRSLHSELMCPICLDMLKNTMTTKECLHRFCSDCIVTALRSGNKECPTCRKKLVSRRSLRRDSNFDALISKIYPSRDEYEAHQRRVLERLNRLHNKEALSSSIEEGLRQQARYRNHRVKKPTQESDNTTYSGGEDNGDSRSHLSHDSAPSHTPHPCGHTPPEAGPSRKRPRPSDDGSGPEVDSGSPTPPLRRHKEGLSSEIELVFRPHPQLVHAQDYNQTRYVKTTANATVDHLSKYLALRIALEDRRPENEPEDRGREEAGREEARAEGVGGENGGMAGSGEGTSLSNVSEKQYTIYILTRGGQFSTLNGSLTLELVNEKYWKVRKPLELYYAPTKEQQQPQQQQPPTPQREA